TAACCGTACCGTCCGCAGATCCCGTGAACACCAAGTCATCGAAACCGAACATCACCGAGTTTATCGCGTCATCATGCGCTTGTATACATTCCAAACATTTCGAGTCCGAGATTCTCCACACTTTGATCGTCCTATCCCACGAACTGGAGTACAACAAACCAAGCTCCACGTCCATGCTAAGACTCGACACGGCGTCCTTATGCTTCGTTTTCTTAGAGTTTTTATTGCGGCGTCCCTCCATGATATACTTAGGGTTCACGGAGGTCTTGACCCTCGATTTAAACGTAGGCAATGTTCCAACCCGTCTGTATTTACCCGGCGTTCTTGTAGAGATTTTCCATATCCGGATCTTACCATCCTGGTGCCCGGTAAAGACCCGGTATCCACATATCACAATAGCCTTAATGAGCCCACTACTCGATTTAAACCCGGCGTAATCTTTCAAATTCTTCCAAACCCTAACGTTCTTAGAGTCCGAGCCCGTGTAGAGAAGGTCACCAGTTGCGGCTAACGAGTATATATGCCCTTCTTCACGTACAATAGAACCAATGAGACCATTAGTCTCTAAAGCATTGTCTTCATCATTAAAATCTGAAGCCCATGCTGGCGACACACGGGCCCAAGGCGACATTACGCAAGGTGAACCTTCTCCGCTGTTCGGACCGATGCTTATGATCGATGATGAAACGCTGCTAAACCGCTGGTGAGTTAGGTTGGTGTCACTAATGATGGGATCTTCGGGAGAGGATATTCCGTCGTGGTCAGTTTTCAAGACATCGCCGAATTTAGACCTCGGTTTGCGACCATTGTCACGAAGATCGTGGGGATGGTGATTAGTGGTATATGGATCGGCTTGGAGATCCACGACCATGGTACCACCCGTTTCATTCCTCATCTCGTTCTTCAAATCTTTGTCAAAAAAgtcaaatgtttttttaaaaagaaagaaggtTATAGAATAATGATaaattctcttcttttttttgtttagggaGATTTTATTTTAGGGCTGTGGTTGCTATGAATAAGAAAGTTGAGGGATgatgtgtgtttttgtttgtagaTTTTGGTTGGCAAAAGACGGATAgagattttgacgggaaattgaaGGGTCTAGAGCATCTTGAGGGATTTGTTTAGATGATTTTATTAATGCAAACTTATATACACAAACGAAATATCAAGACTGATGATCATAATGTGATATGTGGAGGGGTGCTTCACACGTGTTTGTTACTAGATGAAGCTTCTATGATATTTTTCGAAAAGTATATCTAAATACATGTACGATGTTACATTGAATGAGAACATTCTTTGTAGAATGCATCTGAGGTTGTAGATACATTGGAATATTAGGCACGCAAGCCTAAAGATAAGTTAAATCTCCTGATTCTCCTCCATAGCTCATTTCACACAGCTTTACTGCCTaaaaatatcttcttctttagttaaaagataattaaatgAATGTACCATATTGTCAAGCATTTGTTGTCCTTGTCCCACAAGGCCACAACACTTTGATATATATATCcatataaatatcaaattatgatcaaaaatatatttatatcaaaagaCTATTATAAACCACTTGATAATATTAGGCAAATGATTTTAGGCATACTTCCACTATTTGTTAATTGCTAACTATTTATGCTTATCTCCATTGTAGTGCCTTTTTTACATAGCAAATCGCTATTTTGTTCTTCCTAAACaagtttttttgtgtgtggatatagtagttttcaaattcaaagtGTACTAGTCATCCATCACCTTAAATCTCATGTTGATCAAAACTTTGGTGAACCTGCTATTTCCAGTagtaaaaaaacaattgttcCCTCTATTTTGATTCTTATAAGTTCTTATCAAAGAATGGAAACTTGAATCAATGTTAAACCTCTTTTAGTCCCATGATGGGACTCCAATCTATAACCAAAAGTTGTATTACTTGATCCAAACGTTTCTGACTGATTATGTTGCTTCCAAAATTTGAATTGATGGGAAAAAAATGACAATAGCTTATTTATTATGAACCAGTTAACGCTGATCTATTAAAATAACGActaataaatcattttattgATTTGCAAGCTTACATCTCAATGGCAGCAAGAGGTAAGTACAAGAGATCTATGTATTAGAAGTCTAGAACAAGGAGATATATAGTCAAATAGTCAGCTACTACTGAATCTTGAAGGAGATTTATAAGCAAACCTATCCTCCTATGACATCATTTGTACAAGAAAAAGGATTTGAGTTGAGCTTTCAGTTCAGTTTTGGTCCATGAAATCAGCTGGCAAGTTCAAGTCCAACAAAGTAACGTTGCTGTTTATGAAATCTCCTTTTCTGGGACGTTTCTGTGAAGAAACCTCCTCATTCAACTGTGCTGCCAGAAGCGATTCACTAAACTATAGTTCTCAAGAGAATCCTAGTTTGAAACAGAGGAGAACAGAACAATCTTCTGATGACTGAGAAGATTCAGATGAAGGAACGAGACTGGAACCAGTGTTTCAACTCACAAATGTAATGAGATCATCAAAATTCACCTTCAAAAAagttcaatttttcttttctccaaAAAAGGGCAGAGTCCATTTTGAGACAGTGCATGGAGAATCCATTAGACCTCAGCCAGTTGTAAAATAAGTGATTCATTACACTCTCTGTAGCTTAGTTTTTTAACTTGTTCCATATAAGATTGTGATTTATAATATATTCCAGACGTGAAAAGAATACTTATATTTTCATTGTTTTCAATAATCAAAGAATACAGAAATGCAGCAGTTGAGCTATTAAACATTGAGAATAAACTCAAGAAAGAATCTGTACTATTCTTTATAGAGAGTCTTCAAACATATCATTATTTGCAGCACCAAGCTGAAGAGAACAACCGAGTTCCTTTTGTGTTTGCTTGTGTGTTTTCAGGTGCTGCTACTAGCATGGTTGGGATGCTTGATGATCCTCTGCAGTATCACCGTCCTTGCCCTTCTGATATCTCTGCTACACAAATCAGCTTGAACCCCCAACTCCTCCACATTCTTCTTAAACACCTCCAGCTTCTTCTTAATCTCATCAATCCCAATCTTCACTGCTTCATGCTCCACAGCGAACTCCGCACACATCACCATCCCCTTGATCTCAATCTCCAACCGTTCAATCAGAACCCTGATGTTATCCAAGTCCTTAACCGCCACATACGTCCCTGCCTGCATGGAGCTGATCACCTCTTTCTGTCCCTTGAGTGCATTCTCATAGTTTTTCCACAGGGAATCAACCCATTTCCCCATTGATCCCAGCGGTATAGCTGTAGCTGCAGCCAGAGCCGCAGCCACGGGAGGAGCCGCCATGGCCGCAGCCACGACTGAGCAGATGAGTACAGTGGCGAATGTAGCCACGAAGATGATGTTGGAGAGTTTTCTCCATGTGTGGATGGATTTGAGCTTCTTGTCAAGCTTGTTCTTGCGATTTTGCAGCTTCTCAAGCATCAGAATCTGGTGTTTGTAGACAGATTGGAACAGCTTGAAGAAGTCTTCATTGAAAGGAGACTCTGCCTCTTTGAAATTCTTCAGCTCTTCAAGTGTCTTCTCGAATCCATTCCCACCTGCAAACCAACAAAAGATAAGTTATTACCACAACTAAAATCAATGTTCCAGATGTGTAATGAAAACTAGAATAATAGGACAAAAGAATAAAATTCTCTCTAGTTTATAATATgatagatatttaaaaaaacatatttttcacaaaaaatgttttttttagtatttctattatttttgttagttaatagtggaaaatcataaattttcaaaagaaattgaatttattaaataattatttgtttaaatttattgaaaactgataattaaaaaataatacgTTTGTAATAACTATCTgcaaagtattttttttaaaaaaatattctaacagAACAGAGATagtacttttaaatttaaagattttagtttatttttatagacccatagaaaatgaaaattgtttAACAAACCTTCAGCGAGGCTCTCGTCTTCAAACTGCTGAAGAGCAACAAGAATCAAAAGCTGACTATCACGTGCCtttctcaaacctttctccaaAGCAGCACAGAAGTCAAGAGTCTTCAAGCTATTCTCAAAGTAATCTTCAACGAGCTCAAACAGTTCTTGATTCTTCCATATATCTTTCTTACAATCCAAAATCACTTTCACCACTTCTTGATTCATCTCAAGCAAACACTCGGTGACTTCTTTGAGGGAATCGAACGAGAGCGCTCGAACCTCAACACCGGTGGCTAGCGTGCTTATCACGTGACTTGTCCGTGCCTGCATGCACGTGTCGAAAGACTGTAGCTCCGTGTCTGCTTTACAAGCAGCCTCGTACGATCTCAGCTCCGTTGTGTAGTGCATGCTCGTCGTTGTGGTGGTCTTAGACGATGTATCACGTGACTTCTTGCTTGTTTGGTTTCCCATCTTCTTTCTCTTGGAACTCAAATAATTATCTGAAAATATGAATAGAAAAGTTCTTTAACATGGAAATGAACGTAGAGAGATTGAAGAATCTGTAAACTGAAACAAAAGGTTTGGTTTTAAAGGGAGATTAATGAAAGAAGTTGTAAGGGAAATGATTAGTGAAAAAGAGGATAGACTTGGTCGGGCTTATCAGAGAGAACAACAACAGAGATAATTTTCCGGGAATAAAGgagaaaataattaagaaagaagaaagaagaagcttgAAGAGAGTAAGAATGAGAATCGTTAAAGGAAATGAAAAATGGCTTGCACGCATGATGATAATGAGAATTAGGGCATTGTATAATGCGAGAAGCAAAcgtttactctctctctctctctctctctctctctctctctctctctctctctctacttaGCCGCCTTCTTGCCTACGCAATCATTCCTATGCGTTTACATGTAATGTAAATATCACGCAATTTCTATATACCACGTGTAAATCATGTATGGTGTGTTACGCGATGGTTGACAAAAGGTTACGTACTGTTTTAGTTGTTATGCTTTGGTCACAAACAGATACATGATGCATAATTAACTCATTATCTTGTTAGttttaactaatataataatGCATATAGAGTTTAACTATAATTGTTCTTCCGATAGGAAGATCTGGATTATGATGATTAAACTATATATGGCCCTACGCGGACTGTTATGTGCATTATTAAGCACGTACACGTTAAGTCTTGCATTTAATTTTGTGTTGACTTGATTTATATGCTAGATGTAATCTACTGTAATAGATATTTTATTTCCATGCAGCCAGGGGATGTAAGCCGCCCCATATTtgtgttgaacaaaaaaaaaagccgCCCCATATCTGTTTGTCTCTTGCTAGATATATACTATATGTGTGTACTAATAGATATGCTTCAAATCATAGTCCATGCTTAAGTAAAATGCATGTAATGGCTAATGGGTTGAGTATCAAAAACTTAAGCTAACCAAACCATAGTAGACGAGATAAAAATACTTGTGTGAAGAAACTGTCGGCCAAAATAACTTTCTATGCTACTTTATTTGCGTTCATATGATTTTCACTTCTTTTTTTGGGTGATGTTCTTTTTAGCAATATAGCAATTGATAAAATAACTGTACATGATTAA
This genomic interval from Raphanus sativus cultivar WK10039 unplaced genomic scaffold, ASM80110v3 Scaffold0888, whole genome shotgun sequence contains the following:
- the LOC108851419 gene encoding protein JINGUBANG-like, translating into MRNETGGTMVVDLQADPYTTNHHPHDLRDNGRKPRSKFGDVLKTDHDGISSPEDPIISDTNLTHQRFSSVSSSIISIGPNSGEGSPCVMSPWARVSPAWASDFNDEDNALETNGLIGSIVREEGHIYSLAATGDLLYTGSDSKNVRVWKNLKDYAGFKSSSGLIKAIVICGYRVFTGHQDGKIRIWKISTRTPGKYRRVGTLPTFKSRVKTSVNPKYIMEGRRNKNSKKTKHKDAVSSLSMDVELGLLYSSSWDRTIKVWRISDSKCLECIQAHDDAINSVMFGFDDLVFTGSADGTVKVWRREMQVKGTRHELDQVLLKQENAVTALAVKPKSSIVYSGSSDGLVNYWERSKGIFVGGILKGHKSAVLCLTVAGNLLLSGAADKNICVWRRDPSDGSHNCVSVLTGHMGPVKCLAVEEEHAYRKGANTSADTEGDRKWIIYSGSLDKSVKVWRVSDRMGTWREVDEPSASSGRKSSLSPHEGSSAWGSCNLE
- the LOC108851422 gene encoding UPF0496 protein At4g34320, with amino-acid sequence MGNQTSKKSRDTSSKTTTTTSMHYTTELRSYEAACKADTELQSFDTCMQARTSHVISTLATGVEVRALSFDSLKEVTECLLEMNQEVVKVILDCKKDIWKNQELFELVEDYFENSLKTLDFCAALEKGLRKARDSQLLILVALQQFEDESLAEGGNGFEKTLEELKNFKEAESPFNEDFFKLFQSVYKHQILMLEKLQNRKNKLDKKLKSIHTWRKLSNIIFVATFATVLICSVVAAAMAAPPVAAALAAATAIPLGSMGKWVDSLWKNYENALKGQKEVISSMQAGTYVAVKDLDNIRVLIERLEIEIKGMVMCAEFAVEHEAVKIGIDEIKKKLEVFKKNVEELGVQADLCSRDIRRARTVILQRIIKHPNHASSST